Proteins encoded within one genomic window of Triticum aestivum cultivar Chinese Spring chromosome 2D, IWGSC CS RefSeq v2.1, whole genome shotgun sequence:
- the LOC123049674 gene encoding NAC domain-containing protein 7: protein MNAFSHVPPGFRFHPTDEELVDYYLRKKVQLKRIGLDIIKDVDLYKIEPWDLQERCKIGTEDQNDWFFFSHKDKKYPTGTRTNRATTAGFWKATGRDKPIYVKHCLVGMRKTLVFYKGRAPNGQKLDWIMHEYRLETNENGAPHDEGWVVCKVFKKRVATVQRMATADSPFWFNHDHAAFMAPHVDSQRQAVHHLQNAAYHHGHHQSYHHPCKVELEYHQLLPQEPASFMQLPQLGMPGLPDLIGAVAASLQPCNQTHDGQTSRQPEIEPVYVTDASAGEWRDLDKFMASQLSHDGSTPKESSGYANPALSFQSEGKHEEALDYVSASASSGGDNGLWK, encoded by the exons ATGAATGCTTTCTCCCATGTCCCCCCTGGTTTCCGTTTCCACCCCACTGATGAGGAGCTGGTGGATTACTACCTGAGGAAGAAGGTGCAATTGAAGAGGATTGGCTTAGACATTATAAAAGACGTTGATTTGTACAAAATCGAACCTTGGGATCTACAAG AACGATGCAAGATCGGAACGGAAGACCAGAACGACTGGTTCTTCTTCAGCCACAAGGACAAGAAGTATCCCACCGGCACTCGCACTAACAGAGCAACTACTGCTGGTTTCTGGAAGGCTACCGGCCGGGACAAGCCGATCTACGTGAAGCACTGCCTCGTGGGGATGAGGAAGACGCTGGTTTTCTACAAGGGCCGGGCTCCCAATGGGCAGAAGTTGGATTGGATCATGCACGAGTATCGCCTGGAGACCAACGAAAATGGAGCTCCCCAC GACGAAGGATGGGTGGTCTGCAAGGTGTTCAAGAAGCGAGTTGCGACGGTGCAGAGAATGGCCACCGCCGACTCGCCCTTCTGGTTCAATCACGACCATGCGGCGTTCATGGCGCCTCACGTCGACTCGCAGAGGCAGGCAGTGCACCACCTCCAGAACGCGGCGTACCATCATGGACACCACCAGAGCTACCACCACCCGTGCAAGGTAGAGCTGGAGTACCATCAGCTCCTTCCTCAGGAGCCGGCAAGCTTCATGCAGCTCCCGCAGCTAGGGATGCCCGGGCTTCCGGACCTGATCGGCGCCGTAGCTGCCAGTCTCCAGCCGTGCAACCAGACACACGACGGCCAAACTTCTCGGCAGCCTGAGATCGAGCCGGTTTATGTGACGGACGCATCCGCCGGAGAGTGGAGGGATCTTGACAAATTCATGGCGTCCCAACTCAGCCACGACGGCTCAACTCCGAAGGAGTCCAGCGGCTACGCCAATCCCGCGCTGTCGTTTCAGTCTGAGGGGAAGCACGAAGAGGCCTTGGATTACGTGTCGGCATCTGCCTCCAGCGGAGGGGACAATGGTTTGTGGAAATAA